In Polynucleobacter sp. MWH-S4W17, a genomic segment contains:
- the rapZ gene encoding RNase adapter RapZ, which produces MQINLITGISGSGKSVALRAFEDAGYDCVDNLPVSLLENLISTLEKEKCEQVAVAIDARRGQSIANLPSILENLRKNHQVRVVFLNADTNTLVQRFSETRRRHPLSTNGKQSQSATLIEAIDKERNLLEPLRAQAHSIDTSNLPAHALRSWIQDLLKDKPVGLTVVFESFGFKKGVPSEADLVFDVRCLPNPHYDKVLRPLTGNDKPVQEFLEKIPEVMSMESDITQFINKWLPHYIADGRSYLTVAIGCTGGQHRSVYLVGRLSEHFRAQKDLMDLQLNFLDRHRELDSIPAAKA; this is translated from the coding sequence ATGCAAATCAATCTGATTACCGGAATCTCAGGCTCAGGTAAATCAGTAGCCCTGAGGGCTTTTGAAGACGCAGGCTATGACTGCGTTGACAATCTTCCTGTCTCGCTTCTAGAAAACCTCATCTCCACTCTTGAAAAAGAAAAGTGCGAGCAAGTTGCGGTCGCCATAGATGCTCGTCGCGGACAATCTATTGCAAACTTGCCGTCCATTCTCGAGAACCTACGTAAAAATCATCAGGTCAGAGTGGTATTTCTAAATGCCGATACCAATACTTTGGTGCAACGCTTCTCGGAAACCCGTCGTCGCCATCCCTTATCTACTAATGGCAAACAATCTCAATCGGCAACCCTGATTGAGGCAATTGATAAAGAGCGTAATTTGCTGGAGCCCTTACGTGCCCAGGCGCACAGCATCGATACCAGCAACCTACCTGCTCATGCACTGCGTTCCTGGATTCAAGATCTTCTCAAAGACAAACCGGTAGGTCTCACAGTAGTTTTTGAATCATTTGGTTTTAAAAAGGGTGTGCCCAGCGAAGCGGACTTAGTTTTTGATGTGCGCTGTCTACCAAATCCTCACTATGACAAAGTACTGAGGCCCCTTACTGGCAACGACAAGCCCGTGCAAGAATTTCTGGAAAAAATTCCAGAGGTGATGAGCATGGAATCTGACATCACCCAATTCATTAACAAGTGGTTGCCCCATTACATTGCTGATGGTCGCAGTTATTTAACGGTTGCTATTGGTTGTACTGGCGGCCAACATCGCTCTGTCTATCTCGTAGGCCGCCTGAGCGAACACTTCCGCGCCCAAAAGGACCTCATGGACTTGCAGCTTAATTTTTTAGATCGTCACCGCGAACTAGATTCAATCCCTGCAGCAAAAGCTTAA
- the mutY gene encoding A/G-specific adenine glycosylase has product MSKTLINTFASKLVAWHAISGRSGLPWQGNRDPYAVWVSEIMLQQTQVATVLERYPRFMERFPTVKKLACADIDEVLAEWAGLGYYSRARNLHACAKQVMTEFGGQFPSDPILLEQLKGIGRSTAGAIAAFAFHERAPILDANVKRILARLFAIEGAMQDKKINDRLWDLAIDLLPTKPTDMPVYTQALMDFGATWCMSRKPVCLGSEKKCPFTKDCQANLSNQVLLLPQKTKKTKSPEFDCNMLLMRSGNSILLQKRPSKAIWGGLWSLPEGPWTPRIAREKVIEISPQELFAATLPEEKLAALTKAFKSLKRAEEIKHVFTHRRLWMQIWQVSAPKELVFLNPDLKWVPLAQLGRHGLPQPIKLLLQGLNLVRGDDLKN; this is encoded by the coding sequence ATGTCAAAAACGCTGATCAACACATTTGCATCAAAGCTAGTTGCTTGGCATGCGATCAGTGGGCGCTCAGGCTTGCCTTGGCAAGGTAATCGAGACCCTTATGCGGTGTGGGTCTCAGAAATCATGTTGCAACAAACTCAAGTGGCTACTGTCCTTGAGCGCTACCCACGTTTTATGGAGCGCTTTCCTACAGTTAAAAAATTAGCTTGCGCTGATATCGATGAAGTATTGGCTGAGTGGGCGGGATTAGGTTATTACTCGCGCGCTAGAAATCTACACGCTTGCGCAAAGCAAGTCATGACAGAGTTCGGCGGCCAGTTTCCAAGTGACCCCATTTTGCTTGAGCAATTAAAAGGCATTGGGCGATCTACAGCTGGCGCAATCGCTGCATTTGCTTTTCATGAACGAGCACCTATTTTGGATGCGAATGTGAAGCGCATTCTGGCGCGTTTATTTGCGATTGAAGGTGCGATGCAGGATAAGAAAATCAATGATCGACTATGGGATTTAGCAATTGATTTACTACCAACTAAGCCTACAGATATGCCAGTCTATACCCAGGCGCTGATGGACTTTGGCGCTACTTGGTGTATGTCACGCAAACCAGTATGCTTAGGGTCTGAAAAAAAATGCCCATTCACAAAAGACTGCCAAGCTAATTTAAGCAATCAGGTCCTTTTGCTTCCACAAAAAACCAAGAAGACGAAATCTCCAGAATTTGATTGCAATATGTTGTTGATGCGTTCGGGTAATTCCATCCTCTTGCAAAAGCGCCCAAGTAAAGCCATTTGGGGTGGTCTGTGGTCTTTGCCTGAAGGGCCGTGGACCCCTAGGATAGCTCGTGAAAAAGTTATTGAAATAAGCCCGCAGGAATTATTTGCAGCTACATTGCCCGAAGAAAAATTAGCAGCACTTACAAAAGCTTTTAAATCATTAAAGCGAGCCGAAGAAATTAAGCATGTCTTTACGCACAGACGATTGTGGATGCAGATATGGCAAGTAAGTGCTCCAAAAGAGTTAGTCTTTTTAAATCCAGATCTGAAGTGGGTGCCCTTGGCTCAGCTAGGACGCCATGGCCTGCCGCAGCCGATTAAGCTTTTGCTGCAGGGATTGAATCTAGTTCGCGGTGACGATCTAAAAAATTAA
- the mutM gene encoding bifunctional DNA-formamidopyrimidine glycosylase/DNA-(apurinic or apyrimidinic site) lyase: MPELPEVEVTRLGIAPHLEGRKVSAVNIIDGRLRWPVPANLSKSLPGQKVHAIERRGKYLLLEMDTGYLLIHLGMTGTLRVLPSSDPLKIHDRVTLEFGKFSLRLHDPRKFGAVLWHPKSKGPIETFALLQKLGVEPFSPEFAGELGADILYQKSRKRSVAVKQFLLAGQAVVGVGNIYCSESLFEAGIHPAKAAGKLTRPQCSRLAEAVRLILKKAIAAGGSSLKDFVNSDGDPGHFMVQTKAYDRKGLPCKVCGTPISQIVQGQRSTYFCTQCQKR, translated from the coding sequence ATGCCAGAACTTCCAGAAGTAGAAGTCACCCGATTAGGAATCGCCCCCCATCTTGAGGGGCGCAAGGTCAGCGCCGTCAATATTATTGATGGACGCTTGCGTTGGCCAGTGCCCGCCAACCTCTCTAAAAGCTTGCCTGGGCAAAAAGTGCATGCTATTGAAAGGCGTGGGAAGTATCTTTTATTAGAAATGGATACGGGCTACTTACTGATTCATTTGGGGATGACGGGAACTTTGCGTGTACTCCCAAGCTCGGACCCCCTTAAGATTCATGATCGCGTGACGCTAGAGTTCGGTAAGTTCAGTTTGCGTTTACATGATCCACGAAAATTCGGCGCCGTCTTATGGCATCCTAAATCAAAAGGTCCCATTGAAACATTTGCGCTTTTGCAAAAGCTAGGAGTGGAGCCGTTTTCTCCAGAGTTTGCGGGTGAGCTGGGCGCAGATATTTTGTATCAAAAATCCCGCAAACGTAGTGTTGCTGTGAAGCAGTTTCTTTTGGCGGGGCAAGCGGTTGTCGGGGTCGGCAATATTTATTGTTCTGAAAGTTTATTTGAGGCGGGTATTCATCCAGCTAAAGCTGCAGGAAAGCTCACACGTCCGCAATGTTCTCGTTTGGCTGAAGCGGTGAGATTGATTTTGAAAAAAGCGATTGCAGCTGGCGGCAGTAGTTTGAAAGATTTTGTAAATAGCGATGGTGATCCTGGACACTTTATGGTCCAAACCAAGGCCTATGACCGCAAAGGACTTCCGTGTAAGGTATGTGGGACGCCTATTAGTCAAATAGTGCAGGGCCAACGTTCCACTTATTTTTGTACTCAATGTCAAAAACGCTGA
- a CDS encoding outer membrane lipoprotein LolB — MSKFTLKPLLKGLFLAALTGGVISSAHAQTQANGLQTGEAVFEVLASEIALQRGEAGLAYNTYLEMARQYQDPRLAQRAMEIAIAGGSPDLAMQAAKAWDELSPASDTKPKEVLVTLLILSNRWSDAVKPAITLLRQQTPAEQENTLLQLQVLLAKAKDESDALRAFYEIASTVKIPPKDPGLLYTYAMSAEKVGHMDVMEKTLRDILRKYPNDVNSLNALGYSLADRNLKLPEAYALISKAHQLSPKDSFILDSLGWVNFRLGKNTLALEQLQQAFAMKPEADIAAHTGEVLWAMNRRAEAEEMWRQGQKIDANNPTLKETLQRLKPDWERGDQASKGSWDGRFAVKVIGLTESQNQGGSGGFTLTQEALKDVLEIRNPMGGSIAKITITPGEATLESDGKVVTAVDADTLLQNTLGLPLPARGLSNWLRGEVRPGSEASVDRNANGQVSKISQDGWDLVYTWSNTNRLEKLTMTRSSNIGSIDIRLVFDRPND; from the coding sequence ATGAGTAAATTCACACTGAAACCTCTTTTAAAGGGTTTATTCCTGGCAGCCCTCACTGGTGGAGTCATTTCATCAGCTCATGCCCAAACCCAGGCAAATGGATTACAAACTGGCGAAGCGGTCTTTGAGGTGCTCGCCTCTGAAATCGCCCTTCAGCGGGGTGAGGCTGGCTTGGCTTACAACACCTACCTGGAGATGGCGCGTCAATACCAGGACCCCAGGCTTGCTCAAAGAGCTATGGAAATTGCGATTGCTGGAGGTTCCCCAGATTTAGCCATGCAAGCAGCGAAAGCTTGGGATGAACTCTCTCCAGCTTCGGATACCAAACCTAAAGAAGTCCTGGTAACGCTATTGATCTTAAGTAATCGCTGGTCTGATGCTGTCAAGCCAGCAATTACTCTATTGCGCCAACAAACTCCCGCCGAACAGGAGAATACTCTTTTGCAATTACAAGTATTGCTTGCTAAAGCGAAAGATGAGTCGGATGCTTTACGCGCTTTTTATGAAATCGCATCTACTGTCAAGATTCCACCCAAAGATCCGGGCCTGCTTTATACCTATGCCATGTCTGCTGAAAAAGTAGGTCACATGGATGTAATGGAAAAAACACTGCGTGACATTTTGCGCAAGTACCCAAACGATGTAAATTCTCTTAATGCCCTTGGCTATTCTCTAGCTGACCGTAATTTGAAGTTACCTGAGGCATATGCGCTCATTAGTAAAGCACATCAACTGTCTCCAAAAGATAGTTTTATTTTGGACAGCTTGGGTTGGGTCAATTTTCGTCTAGGTAAAAATACCCTCGCATTAGAACAATTACAACAAGCATTTGCTATGAAACCAGAAGCTGATATTGCGGCTCATACTGGTGAAGTGTTGTGGGCCATGAATCGCCGTGCGGAAGCTGAAGAGATGTGGCGCCAGGGACAAAAAATAGACGCCAATAATCCAACCCTGAAAGAAACCTTACAACGTCTAAAGCCAGACTGGGAAAGGGGTGACCAAGCATCTAAGGGCTCATGGGATGGGCGCTTTGCCGTCAAAGTCATTGGCTTAACTGAGTCACAAAACCAAGGTGGCTCTGGTGGCTTTACCTTGACCCAAGAAGCATTAAAGGATGTTTTAGAAATACGCAATCCCATGGGTGGCTCGATTGCAAAAATTACTATTACGCCAGGTGAAGCCACACTCGAAAGTGATGGCAAAGTAGTTACTGCAGTTGATGCAGATACCTTATTGCAAAACACATTAGGCCTACCACTACCAGCTCGCGGATTATCAAACTGGTTAAGAGGCGAAGTGCGTCCTGGAAGCGAGGCAAGTGTTGATAGAAATGCAAATGGTCAAGTAAGTAAAATTAGTCAGGATGGCTGGGACTTGGTATACACCTGGAGCAATACCAATCGCCTCGAAAAACTCACCATGACGCGTAGCTCGAATATCGGATCGATTGATATACGCCTCGTGTTTGACCGCCCGAATGACTAA
- the ispE gene encoding 4-(cytidine 5'-diphospho)-2-C-methyl-D-erythritol kinase: MAKPDSLSLRSPAKLNLFLHIVGRRADGYHLLQSVFQLIDWCDTIHLKSISENEVRRINPIPGVPPEQDLVVRAAKLLKDFCKIEAGVEIHLHKEIPMGAGMGGGSSDAATTLIGLNALWNLNLSKEMLCTLGLKLGADVPFFIFGQNALVEGIGEKIQEISLQTPDFLVIFPNQGISTASIFLDPELTRDHAQITIDGFLASPLSYQSNDCQAVAMRICPEVKQALDWITQAVPGSQPRMSGSGSSVFAVLDPKTDTAKLENLLQNLPEGWVGRVVRGLNKNPAYNLISSD, translated from the coding sequence ATGGCGAAACCCGATTCTTTATCTCTTCGTTCGCCGGCTAAGCTCAATCTTTTTTTACACATCGTCGGACGTAGAGCAGATGGTTATCACCTACTTCAGTCTGTTTTTCAACTAATTGACTGGTGTGACACCATCCACCTAAAAAGCATTTCTGAAAATGAAGTGCGCCGCATCAATCCCATTCCCGGAGTTCCGCCAGAACAAGATTTGGTGGTTCGCGCAGCTAAGCTACTAAAAGATTTTTGCAAGATTGAGGCTGGCGTTGAAATCCATCTTCATAAAGAAATTCCGATGGGGGCGGGTATGGGGGGCGGGTCCTCTGACGCAGCAACTACATTGATTGGTCTTAACGCCCTTTGGAATCTCAATCTCTCTAAAGAAATGCTTTGCACCCTTGGGCTTAAGCTCGGTGCCGATGTCCCCTTCTTCATTTTTGGTCAAAATGCCCTTGTTGAAGGCATTGGGGAGAAAATTCAAGAAATTTCCCTCCAAACCCCTGATTTTTTGGTGATATTTCCCAATCAAGGCATCTCAACAGCAAGCATTTTTCTAGACCCGGAATTGACCCGAGATCACGCTCAGATTACAATTGATGGCTTTCTTGCATCGCCATTGTCATATCAATCGAATGATTGTCAGGCTGTAGCGATGCGGATTTGCCCAGAAGTGAAGCAAGCTTTGGATTGGATTACCCAGGCAGTACCGGGCTCACAGCCCCGAATGTCTGGTTCTGGTAGTAGCGTTTTCGCAGTCTTAGACCCTAAGACCGACACCGCAAAACTAGAAAATCTTCTGCAAAATCTTCCTGAAGGGTGGGTAGGTCGGGTTGTTCGGGGGCTAAATAAAAATCCCGCTTACAATTTGATTTCTTCAGATTGA
- a CDS encoding ribose-phosphate pyrophosphokinase: MSSTNADLLTLFTGNANPVLAEAVAKELKLPMGKAFVGRFSDGEIQVEIQENVRGKNVVVIQSTCAPTNDSLMELMIMIDALKRASASRITAVIPYFGYARQDRRPRSARVAISARIVANMLQSVAGIERVLTMDLHADQIQGFFDIPVDNIYASPVLLADLEAQKTKKDLIIVSPDIGGVVRARAMAKQLGTDLAIIDKRRPKANVSEVMHLIGEVEGRHCVIMDDIIDTGGTLCKAAEALKERGAKGVTAYCTHAVLSGGAVARIAASELDELVVTDTIPLTAEAMKVSKIRQLSVAPILAETLSRISKGDSVMSMFAE, from the coding sequence ATGTCCTCCACAAACGCAGATTTATTGACTCTTTTCACAGGCAACGCAAATCCCGTTTTGGCTGAGGCTGTAGCCAAAGAACTCAAACTCCCAATGGGAAAAGCCTTTGTTGGCCGATTCTCTGATGGCGAGATTCAAGTAGAAATTCAAGAGAACGTCCGCGGCAAGAATGTCGTGGTGATCCAATCAACCTGCGCACCTACAAATGACAGCTTAATGGAGCTCATGATCATGATTGATGCTCTGAAACGAGCATCTGCAAGTCGCATAACCGCAGTGATTCCTTACTTCGGTTATGCCCGTCAAGACCGCCGCCCTCGTTCTGCCCGCGTAGCTATTTCCGCTCGGATTGTGGCTAACATGCTTCAGTCAGTAGCTGGCATTGAGCGTGTTTTGACTATGGATCTGCATGCTGACCAAATTCAGGGCTTCTTTGATATTCCGGTAGACAACATCTATGCTTCCCCAGTCCTTTTGGCTGACTTGGAGGCACAGAAAACTAAAAAAGACTTGATCATTGTGTCTCCAGACATTGGCGGCGTGGTTCGAGCCCGTGCAATGGCTAAGCAATTAGGCACTGATTTGGCGATTATTGATAAACGCCGTCCTAAAGCAAACGTATCCGAAGTGATGCACCTCATTGGCGAAGTAGAAGGCCGCCATTGCGTCATCATGGATGACATCATCGATACCGGTGGAACCCTCTGTAAAGCCGCTGAAGCGCTTAAAGAGCGCGGTGCTAAGGGCGTTACCGCCTACTGTACTCACGCCGTGCTCTCAGGCGGTGCTGTAGCCCGTATTGCAGCCTCTGAATTGGATGAGTTGGTTGTTACCGACACCATTCCCCTGACTGCAGAGGCCATGAAAGTATCCAAAATTCGCCAATTGAGCGTTGCTCCGATCCTCGCTGAAACCCTTTCCCGCATCAGCAAAGGTGATTCAGTGATGTCGATGTTTGCTGAATAA
- a CDS encoding 50S ribosomal protein L25/general stress protein Ctc, with protein sequence MKVVAFERSVQGTGASRRLRNSGKTPGIVYGSKDPALVIELDHNALFHALRKEAFHSSILDLEISGKTQKVLLRDYQMHPFKPLVLHIDFQRVSATEKVHMRVPLHFANADTSAAVKLQGAVISHILTELEVSCLPADLPEFIEVDLAKIEVGHGIHAKDIALPKGVTLVLHVEQENPVLANARIPAVKGAEPTDAPAAPAAAASAAEAPKDKA encoded by the coding sequence ATGAAAGTAGTTGCCTTTGAAAGAAGCGTACAGGGAACGGGTGCGAGCCGCCGTCTGCGCAATTCCGGAAAAACTCCGGGAATCGTTTACGGTAGTAAAGATCCAGCCTTGGTCATCGAGTTAGACCACAACGCGTTGTTCCATGCTCTCCGCAAGGAAGCATTCCACTCATCCATTTTGGATTTGGAAATTAGCGGTAAGACACAAAAAGTGTTGTTGCGCGATTACCAAATGCATCCATTCAAGCCATTGGTATTGCATATTGACTTCCAGCGCGTATCTGCGACTGAGAAAGTTCATATGCGCGTTCCATTGCACTTCGCTAATGCTGACACTTCAGCTGCTGTGAAATTGCAAGGCGCTGTTATTAGCCATATCCTCACTGAACTCGAAGTTTCTTGCTTACCAGCAGACTTGCCAGAGTTCATTGAAGTGGACTTGGCGAAGATTGAAGTTGGTCACGGTATTCACGCTAAAGACATCGCATTGCCAAAAGGCGTTACCTTGGTATTGCATGTTGAGCAAGAGAATCCAGTACTTGCTAACGCACGTATCCCAGCAGTTAAAGGTGCTGAGCCTACAGACGCGCCTGCTGCACCAGCAGCCGCAGCCTCTGCAGCTGAGGCGCCAAAAGATAAAGCTTAA
- the pth gene encoding aminoacyl-tRNA hydrolase, with amino-acid sequence MTKLIVGLGNPGDEHKEDRHNAGFWFVDVLAKQLSTRFESEKRFHGKVAKAKWEGEDLYLLKPSTYMNLSGQSVGALCRFHKITPADILIVQDELDLKPGTARLKLGGGTGGHNGLKDIQAHLSTPDYWRLRLGIGHPRDLAGDGRPMDVADYVLRRPQLDEQKLIDISIENSLQILPLFLKGDTQNAMMELHSKG; translated from the coding sequence ATGACTAAATTAATTGTTGGCCTAGGCAATCCTGGAGATGAGCATAAAGAAGATCGGCACAATGCTGGCTTCTGGTTTGTTGACGTCTTGGCAAAACAACTAAGCACTCGTTTTGAATCTGAAAAACGCTTTCATGGCAAAGTAGCTAAAGCTAAATGGGAAGGCGAAGATCTTTACTTACTCAAGCCAAGCACTTACATGAACCTGAGTGGGCAATCGGTTGGCGCGCTATGCCGCTTTCACAAAATCACTCCTGCGGATATTTTGATAGTCCAAGATGAACTGGATTTGAAGCCTGGTACTGCACGACTGAAGTTAGGTGGCGGCACTGGCGGTCACAATGGCTTGAAAGATATCCAAGCGCATTTAAGTACCCCAGATTATTGGCGCTTACGCTTAGGCATTGGCCACCCCAGAGATTTAGCTGGTGATGGACGCCCGATGGATGTTGCAGATTATGTATTGCGTAGACCTCAATTGGACGAGCAAAAACTTATTGATATCAGCATTGAAAATAGCCTGCAAATTTTGCCGCTCTTTTTAAAAGGCGATACTCAAAACGCTATGATGGAGTTGCACTCCAAGGGCTAA
- a CDS encoding YfhL family 4Fe-4S dicluster ferredoxin, with protein MALMITDECINCDVCEPECPNDAIYMGLEIYEINPDKCTECIGHYDAPQCRQVCPVDCIPFNPEHTETQEQLMVKFTRLTAAKKANTA; from the coding sequence ATGGCATTAATGATCACGGACGAATGCATTAACTGCGATGTCTGCGAGCCGGAGTGTCCAAATGATGCTATTTACATGGGTCTGGAGATTTATGAAATCAATCCCGATAAATGTACCGAATGCATAGGTCACTATGATGCCCCCCAATGTCGCCAGGTCTGTCCAGTCGACTGCATCCCATTTAATCCTGAGCACACAGAAACTCAAGAGCAGTTAATGGTGAAGTTCACGCGTTTAACTGCTGCCAAAAAAGCCAATACAGCTTAA
- the coaD gene encoding pantetheine-phosphate adenylyltransferase has product MTVAVYPGTFDPFTRGHEDLVRRASSIFTELIVGVADSRSKRPFFNLEERIAIAKEVLGHYPNVKVVGFTGLLKDFAREHQARVIVRGLRAVSDFEYEFQMAGMNRYLLPDVETLFLTPSDQYQFISGTFVREIASMGGDVSKFVFPSVEKWLVRKIASGTQNKE; this is encoded by the coding sequence ATGACAGTTGCCGTATACCCTGGAACATTTGATCCATTTACTCGTGGTCACGAGGACTTGGTCCGCCGCGCATCGAGCATTTTTACGGAGTTGATTGTGGGTGTTGCCGACAGTCGCAGCAAACGTCCATTCTTCAATTTAGAAGAGCGCATTGCTATCGCCAAGGAAGTACTTGGCCACTATCCGAATGTAAAAGTCGTTGGCTTTACTGGCTTATTAAAAGATTTTGCACGCGAGCATCAAGCGCGCGTGATCGTGCGGGGGTTACGTGCTGTATCTGATTTTGAGTATGAGTTCCAAATGGCAGGCATGAATCGTTACCTGCTTCCTGACGTTGAAACTTTATTCTTAACCCCATCCGATCAGTATCAATTTATCTCAGGCACTTTCGTGCGTGAGATAGCTTCAATGGGTGGTGATGTGAGTAAGTTTGTTTTTCCATCAGTGGAAAAATGGCTCGTCAGAAAAATTGCTTCAGGCACTCAGAATAAAGAGTGA
- the rsmD gene encoding 16S rRNA (guanine(966)-N(2))-methyltransferase RsmD, whose protein sequence is MRIIGGNWRSRLLTVLDLPGLRPTTDRIRETLFNWLGQDLTGLRCLDLFAGTGALGFEAASRGAALVVLLEKEKKAYTNLTANFALLQSSPAAGLVEILQRDSLEFLKQQADRSSNLIFIDPPFQDSGLLDRAVIQAARVCDDSAGGGIYVEFPSSRPREEVEALLPDWHCGKYLEAGQVKACLFRGGRG, encoded by the coding sequence GTGCGGATTATTGGTGGTAATTGGAGAAGTCGTTTGCTAACGGTTTTGGACCTGCCTGGCCTACGCCCTACAACTGATCGCATTCGGGAAACGCTCTTTAATTGGTTGGGACAAGATTTAACAGGTTTACGATGCCTAGATCTTTTTGCGGGTACCGGTGCTTTGGGTTTTGAGGCCGCATCAAGAGGCGCTGCATTGGTTGTGTTGCTGGAGAAAGAAAAAAAGGCTTACACAAATTTAACAGCCAATTTTGCTTTATTGCAGTCTTCACCAGCTGCTGGCCTTGTAGAAATTTTGCAGCGAGATAGCCTTGAGTTTCTGAAGCAGCAGGCAGATCGTTCTAGCAATTTAATTTTTATTGATCCACCATTCCAGGATTCGGGTTTATTAGATCGCGCCGTTATCCAGGCAGCTAGGGTTTGTGATGACTCGGCAGGCGGTGGTATTTATGTGGAATTTCCCTCTAGTCGACCACGCGAGGAGGTGGAGGCCCTACTACCGGACTGGCATTGTGGAAAATACTTAGAGGCTGGACAGGTAAAAGCCTGTCTATTTCGGGGTGGAAGAGGCTAA
- a CDS encoding pitrilysin family protein yields the protein MNLFVKGISVCLLTFGLFGNAHAILPIEKLDSYKGAKAYLVQTKALPMVDIEVSIDAGDRYDPAGKSGLADMVAGLMNYGVKSEKGVLTEAQIADEIADLGANIGLSVSGERAILRIRSLSRKDLRDRAVQLAAAMLSAPTYDSKIVEREKQRTITSLLEAETKPEFVLERRFKKSVYENYPLADSPTIKSVAAVSVNDLVQFHKQFYRGDRMIVSIVGDVDRAQAEEIVKALLKQIPASGQPIAKLPELERSPVEPLAQREIQIPFDSQQAHIAMGMTAVARNNPDYFPLLVGNYVLGGGGFVSRLMAEVREKRGLAYSVFSYFIPGKENGIFQAGLQTKSDQAALALEVMSSTTAQFIADGPTPSELLAAKANLVNGYPLRIDNNRKLLDNLSSIAWNGLPLDTMDIWTKQVEAVTLEQVNAAFKKYLAMDRMKIVVLGAKNK from the coding sequence ATGAATCTCTTCGTTAAAGGTATTTCAGTTTGCCTCCTTACTTTTGGCTTGTTTGGTAACGCGCACGCCATCTTACCGATCGAGAAGTTAGATTCCTATAAGGGCGCCAAGGCATATTTAGTGCAAACCAAAGCGCTGCCGATGGTAGACATTGAGGTCAGTATTGATGCAGGCGATCGCTATGACCCTGCTGGCAAAAGTGGCCTAGCCGATATGGTTGCAGGCCTGATGAATTATGGGGTTAAGAGCGAAAAAGGGGTTCTCACTGAAGCTCAAATAGCTGATGAAATCGCTGATCTTGGAGCTAATATTGGCCTATCTGTGAGCGGCGAGCGAGCAATCTTGCGCATTCGCAGTTTGAGTCGAAAAGACTTGCGCGATAGAGCAGTACAACTAGCTGCTGCTATGTTGAGCGCACCGACTTACGACTCTAAAATTGTTGAGCGTGAGAAACAAAGAACGATAACGAGTTTGCTTGAGGCAGAAACTAAACCCGAGTTTGTTCTAGAGCGTCGTTTTAAAAAGTCAGTGTATGAAAACTATCCTCTAGCTGATTCGCCAACAATAAAATCAGTTGCTGCTGTAAGCGTAAATGACTTAGTGCAATTTCATAAGCAGTTTTATCGCGGTGATCGCATGATTGTGAGTATTGTTGGCGATGTTGACCGTGCTCAAGCAGAAGAAATCGTTAAAGCTTTGTTAAAGCAGATTCCTGCTTCGGGTCAGCCCATCGCAAAGTTGCCCGAACTCGAGCGCTCTCCTGTAGAGCCTCTGGCGCAACGAGAAATTCAAATTCCTTTTGACTCTCAGCAGGCCCACATTGCCATGGGGATGACGGCGGTTGCTCGCAACAACCCTGATTACTTCCCATTGCTGGTTGGTAACTATGTTTTGGGCGGCGGCGGTTTTGTTTCTCGTTTGATGGCTGAGGTGCGCGAGAAGCGCGGTCTTGCGTACAGCGTGTTTAGCTATTTTATTCCTGGAAAAGAGAATGGCATTTTTCAAGCGGGCCTACAAACCAAGAGTGATCAGGCTGCGCTGGCTTTAGAGGTGATGAGTTCTACCACTGCTCAATTTATTGCTGATGGACCCACTCCATCTGAGCTTTTGGCTGCTAAAGCAAACCTAGTGAATGGTTACCCATTGCGGATTGATAACAATCGCAAGTTGTTGGACAACCTCTCTTCAATTGCATGGAATGGCTTGCCGCTCGATACGATGGATATATGGACTAAGCAAGTTGAGGCGGTAACTTTGGAGCAGGTAAATGCTGCATTCAAAAAATATCTTGCAATGGATCGTATGAAGATTGTTGTATTAGGAGCAAAAAATAAATAA